A single window of Caldalkalibacillus uzonensis DNA harbors:
- a CDS encoding S8 family peptidase — MNRWLKNGGALLFSGLAFVVLIILFYSVFSQPDHLVEENGMEQGSEAGVEQIELDSDQPLTEMIPPEFPFTEAFEEYEEWMIKWKPGFPRPEADGFEIVDVDDKLQIMLVRLEKGVDAKDWYKSWARRTDIEYIRPNQRVEIKSWHDPQNLSPEHVREMQGYLQQINAEAGWEVADHNDDITIAVVDTGVDLTHPLLKDFLVEGANLVTYTEEEQAKQDIDPAPQDYNGHGTQVAGIIVAAENEWGYRGLLSSTQIMPVKVMQDDGSGSEFDVARGIYHAVDHGADIIVLSVGFPYDSEWMREAVDYAWENGVLVIAATGNSSERDIAMQVNYPAAYPSVLAVGAVNDQDERESYSNFGPEVDVVAPGTVYTTDIGGGFTKMEGTSMAAPQVAGLAALIMHQYPDLTPIEVRNHLLYTAEDVDQEGWDIFTGHGRIDVGLALTTPPVKDIYANHSPDDAAPFPIETMVYSELRDKEDLDYFYVETPYHGTLELDIYLLVGKYEGIDLIFYPNGDETMAQTFTIQKEERLVLEVPRGTSLIKLAYNEGERRTTPVPYQITNSFNIYADSQHPNHSPDEAYPLQGNGEVIVGTLHEEKSEDWFSFEAPGPGKMEVIVTVHTSRLDPVLRIYSPEGEEHIEDRDDPPWEERFVTRVRSGRYYIVVTDYYANQVNEEYYLIVTFTPNEG, encoded by the coding sequence ATGAATAGATGGCTAAAAAATGGAGGGGCATTGCTGTTTAGTGGACTGGCTTTTGTGGTCCTGATTATCTTGTTCTATTCTGTTTTCAGCCAGCCAGATCACCTGGTGGAAGAAAACGGGATGGAGCAGGGGTCTGAAGCTGGAGTTGAACAGATTGAGCTGGACAGCGATCAGCCTCTGACAGAGATGATACCGCCCGAGTTTCCATTTACAGAGGCGTTTGAGGAATATGAAGAATGGATGATTAAATGGAAACCAGGGTTCCCCAGACCGGAAGCAGATGGATTTGAAATTGTGGATGTGGACGACAAACTGCAAATTATGCTGGTCCGCCTTGAGAAGGGTGTGGACGCCAAGGACTGGTACAAGAGTTGGGCCCGGCGCACCGATATTGAGTATATCCGCCCTAATCAGCGGGTGGAGATTAAGAGCTGGCATGACCCACAAAACTTAAGTCCTGAACACGTGCGGGAAATGCAAGGCTATTTGCAGCAAATCAATGCCGAAGCGGGCTGGGAAGTGGCTGACCATAACGATGACATTACCATTGCCGTTGTGGATACGGGAGTTGATTTAACTCATCCGTTACTCAAAGATTTCTTAGTGGAAGGGGCCAACTTGGTTACTTACACGGAAGAGGAACAAGCAAAACAGGATATTGATCCTGCCCCGCAGGACTATAACGGGCACGGCACCCAAGTGGCCGGCATCATTGTTGCTGCGGAAAACGAGTGGGGCTATCGGGGGCTGCTCAGTTCGACGCAAATTATGCCGGTTAAAGTGATGCAGGATGATGGCAGCGGGTCGGAATTTGATGTGGCCCGGGGAATTTATCATGCGGTGGATCATGGGGCCGACATCATTGTGCTATCTGTAGGCTTCCCCTACGATTCAGAGTGGATGCGGGAAGCGGTAGATTATGCTTGGGAAAACGGGGTGCTGGTCATTGCTGCTACAGGCAATTCAAGTGAGCGGGACATTGCCATGCAGGTCAATTACCCAGCGGCTTACCCATCTGTCCTGGCTGTGGGTGCGGTTAATGATCAGGATGAACGGGAATCTTATTCCAATTTCGGTCCTGAAGTGGATGTGGTGGCACCCGGCACTGTTTACACCACCGATATCGGCGGGGGTTTTACCAAGATGGAGGGTACATCGATGGCTGCGCCCCAGGTGGCTGGTCTGGCAGCTTTAATCATGCATCAATATCCTGATTTAACCCCGATAGAAGTGCGCAATCATTTGCTTTATACAGCTGAAGATGTTGATCAGGAAGGATGGGACATCTTTACGGGTCATGGCCGGATCGATGTTGGCCTGGCCTTGACAACCCCTCCGGTCAAAGATATTTATGCCAATCACTCTCCGGACGATGCGGCTCCTTTCCCTATTGAAACGATGGTTTATTCTGAACTGAGGGACAAGGAAGATCTTGATTATTTTTACGTAGAAACGCCGTACCACGGGACACTTGAACTGGATATATATCTTCTGGTCGGCAAGTACGAAGGCATAGATCTCATCTTTTATCCCAACGGAGACGAAACCATGGCCCAAACCTTCACCATCCAGAAAGAGGAGAGACTCGTTCTGGAAGTTCCCCGGGGAACATCGCTGATCAAGCTGGCTTATAATGAAGGGGAGCGGCGCACAACGCCTGTGCCGTATCAAATCACCAATTCCTTTAACATATATGCCGATAGTCAACATCCCAACCACTCCCCGGATGAAGCGTATCCTTTACAGGGGAATGGCGAGGTCATTGTCGGCACTTTGCATGAGGAAAAATCTGAAGATTGGTTTTCCTTTGAGGCACCTGGTCCAGGTAAAATGGAAGTGATTGTAACGGTACACACGTCCCGTTTGGATCCTGTGTTAAGGATTTACTCCCCTGAAGGTGAGGAGCACATAGAGGATAGGGATGATCCTCCGTGGGAGGAGCGGTTTGTCACCAGGGTAAGGTCCGGCCGCTACTATATCGTGGTCACGGATTATTATGCTAATCAAGTCAATGAAGAGTATTATCTGATTGTGACATTTACCCCAAATGAAGGGTAA
- a CDS encoding aspartyl-phosphate phosphatase Spo0E family protein: protein MNRGVRQTDLNNLTHQIEQKRAELYRLMARYQDFQHPRVIEASQSIDRLLNQLDRVKRDQFRSHQK, encoded by the coding sequence CTGAACAGAGGCGTCCGTCAAACAGATCTGAACAACCTTACCCATCAAATTGAGCAAAAGAGAGCGGAATTGTATAGGCTGATGGCCCGCTACCAGGACTTTCAGCATCCCCGGGTGATCGAAGCCAGTCAAAGCATTGACCGTCTCTTGAACCAATTAGACCGGGTAAAAAGAGACCAATTCCGTTCACATCAAAAATAA